The Neoarius graeffei isolate fNeoGra1 chromosome 10, fNeoGra1.pri, whole genome shotgun sequence genome has a segment encoding these proteins:
- the mob3a gene encoding MOB kinase activator 3A gives MSLALKQVFNKDRTFRPKRKFEPGTQRFELHKKAQASLNAGLDLKLAVQLPHGEDLSDWVAVHVVDFFNRINLIYGTISESCTEQTCPVMSGGPKYEYRWQDEHKYKKPTALSAPKYMSLLMDWIEVQINNEQIFPTNIGTPFPKSFMQVAKKILSRLFRVFVHVYIHHFDRVSQMGAEAHVNTCYKHFYYFVTEFNLIDHKELEPLKEMTSRMCH, from the exons ATGTCTCTGGCCCTGAAGCAAGTCTTCAACAAAGACCGGACGTTCCGGCCCAAGCGCAAGTTCGAGCCAGGTACGCAGCGCTTCGAGCTGCACAAGAAGGCACAGGCGTCGCTGAACGCAGGTCTGGACCTGAAGCTGGCCGTGCAGCTGCCCCACGGCGAGGACCTGAGTGACTGGGTGGCCGTGCACGTGGTAGACTTCTTCAACCGCATCAACCTGATCTACGGCACCATCAGCGAGTCGTGCACCGAGCAGACGTGCCCTGTCATGTCCGGAGGGCCCAAGTACGAGTACCGCTGGCAGGATGAGCACAAGTACAAGAAGCCCACAGCGCTTTCTGCCCCGAAGTACATGAGTCTGCTGATGGATTGGATCGAGGTACAGATCAACAATGAGCAAATCTTCCCCACCAACATCG GTACGCCCTTCCCCAAGAGCTTCATGCAGGTGGCAAAGAAGATCCTGTCCCGTCTGTTCCGCGTCTTCGTGCACGTCTACATCCACCACTTCGACCGCGTCAGTCAGATGGGGGCAGAAGCGCACGTCAACACCTGCTACAAACATTTCTACTACTTTGTGACTGAATTCAACCTCATAGACCACAAGGAGTTGGAGCCactg